The Nitrospinota bacterium region AGGGATGAAAGGGCTGATCTGATAGTTTTCGGCCACACGCACGAGGCGTTATGCGAAGAGCGCAACGGGATAATGATAGTAAATCCAGGGGAGGGTTGTGGATGGGTGAAGAAGAGATCGACCCTGGCGACAGTCGATTTGGCCTCCAGGACCGCCCAAATAGAGAGCATCTTTCCAGAGGGGGAGCATATAAAATAGCAACAAATAGATTGAATTATATGATAATAATAAGATAATAACCATTCATTGCTATACATTAATTATATTTATTTAAAACAATTTAACATGAAATACTAATAACCTGTAATATATGGCTAATTTAATAAAATTTTAAATAATTATTGACAATTAGCTCCCATTCATGCTAACTTTGACAACACTTGAATCTTATTCAGATTTGTTAGAAGAAAGACTGGCAAAAGGTGGGCTTAATGTCATCGGTAAACCGGAAAGACCTGAAGAAGAACAACGTTAGGCATATCCGCGAATCGAAGATGATGAGCAAGGCGGAACTGGCCAGGAAGACAGGTCTGTCGGTGCAAACGATCGACCGGGTGGAAAAGGGCTACTTTTGCAGGCTGGACACCAAGCGGAAGATTCTTCTGGCCCTCGGGCTGGATTTGGACGGCCGGTCCGGCGTGT contains the following coding sequences:
- a CDS encoding helix-turn-helix transcriptional regulator: MKKNNVRHIRESKMMSKAELARKTGLSVQTIDRVEKGYFCRLDTKRKILLALGLDLDGRSGVFYED